A window of Tolypothrix sp. NIES-4075 genomic DNA:
AGTGACTCTGAAGCACTACAACTTTCCCTCATAGAAAATTTGCAACGGGAAGACCTGAACCCAGTTGAGGAAACGGAAGGGATTTTGCAACTGCTGTCATTCAAGTTAGAAATGGATGTGTCCGAAGTAGTGGCACGATTGTACCGGATGAGAAATGAAGCTAGCGGCATAGTTAGTCAAAACGTTTTGACTAACTTGGAAGGTGAAGCTATTCAGTCCTTGTTTGATTCACTAGGTCTAGTTAGCTGGGAATCCTTTATTACCACTCGTCTACCCCTGCTTAAATTGCCAGAGGAAATTAAAGAAGCTTTACGAAGCGGCTCAATAGCTTATACCAAAGCTCAGGTTATTGCCAGGGTAAAAGACCAAGATTTACGTCAAGCTTTATTAGAGGAAGCGATCGCCTCTGACTTGTCGTTAACTCAAATTAAGGAAAAAATAGCCGCTATTAATCGCCCTCAAACCAGCGATGAAGGAAAAAATGGAACGCTCAAGAGTCGAGTGGATACAACTTATAGTCTTTTAAAAAAATCAAAGATTTGGAATGACCCCCAGAAGCAAAAACATTTAGAGCAGCTACTAGCGCAGATAGAAACACTCCTGACCAGTGAATGATAGTGGA
This region includes:
- a CDS encoding ParB/RepB/Spo0J family partition protein, whose protein sequence is MTASRRSLKDFVFGDEPQAQPSGQQIVPLTAITLPTSQPRRYFDPQKLQELTNSVREHGILEPLLVRPLPDNEGKYELVAGERRYRAAVASGLSEVPVTIRTLSDSEALQLSLIENLQREDLNPVEETEGILQLLSFKLEMDVSEVVARLYRMRNEASGIVSQNVLTNLEGEAIQSLFDSLGLVSWESFITTRLPLLKLPEEIKEALRSGSIAYTKAQVIARVKDQDLRQALLEEAIASDLSLTQIKEKIAAINRPQTSDEGKNGTLKSRVDTTYSLLKKSKIWNDPQKQKHLEQLLAQIETLLTSE